The Nitrospiraceae bacterium genome segment TATTATCATGCTGCTCATGTGAGGTGTGAGATTGTCATGTTTATTTAAGGAAATTCCCTGATTCTCAATAAAATATTCCGGCATCTTGATCTTCCCTATATCGTGGTAATATGCGCTTACTCTTGCAAGAAGAGGATTTACGCCAATCGCCTCTGCAGTGGAATCAACAAGATTTCCTACAATAACACTATGGTGATATGTGCCCGGAGCTTCGACCATCATACTTTTCATCAACGGCTGTTCAAGGTCAAGGAGTTCGAGAAGGCTGATATCAGTCGTAACCTTAAACATGTATTCAAAAATTGGGAGCATCACAGACACAATTGCTATTACACTTATCCCTGAAATTAATGCAAACCCTATCGAAGCTGCCGACATCTCTGTTAAAAAATTCCCAGACAGCAGCATCAGTATGATTGCAGTGACAGCATTCACAACGCTTACATAAGCTCCGCCTTTTAAAATAGCTGTACGCCGTTTGCATCTTATAACGCTGAACGCAGCCGTCAGACTTCCAACAAAAGAATAGATAGGATAAACAGCATCATTAAGCCAGACACCGCTTAGAAGACTTACAATAAATGAAAAGAATATTGCTGTATGAAAATCAAATAAGAGCGCAACAAGCATTGCACCTGCAGCGATTGGTATTCCGTAGACATAGCTTCCAGCAGGTATCGACTCAGAGCCTTTTGCCAGATTTTCGAGCACATAACCAAAAAATCTCCCAAACAGAAGAGTGATAACTATCATGATGCCAAGAAGAACGAGCATCCTGTAATTTTTTAAATACACAGGCTTATATCTCATTATGTCCCTGTAGAAAATAACAAGAAGGATTCCTGTTATAAGTACGCCGCCCATGAGGTTTTCTAATCCGGCCTTGCCCTGAATCGCA includes the following:
- a CDS encoding HDIG domain-containing protein, which gives rise to MKNGIPKIEEFKKEIDVKQYSLLIVFSILAAIAIQGKAGLENLMGGVLITGILLVIFYRDIMRYKPVYLKNYRMLVLLGIMIVITLLFGRFFGYVLENLAKGSESIPAGSYVYGIPIAAGAMLVALLFDFHTAIFFSFIVSLLSGVWLNDAVYPIYSFVGSLTAAFSVIRCKRRTAILKGGAYVSVVNAVTAIILMLLSGNFLTEMSAASIGFALISGISVIAIVSVMLPIFEYMFKVTTDISLLELLDLEQPLMKSMMVEAPGTYHHSVIVGNLVDSTAEAIGVNPLLARVSAYYHDIGKIKMPEYFIENQGISLNKHDNLTPHMSSMIITSHVKEGVELGKEYKLPEPIIDIIQQHHGTSLMTYFYQKAKDVKGEEDSAADEYKYPGPKPQTRVAALVMMADAVEAASRVIIEPTPAKISALVEKIINHMLLEGQLDECDLTLKDLALIKSRFTHTLAGILHKRVDYPGFDFNKNTAKTKGNPKRSNEDSYH